The following are from one region of the Mannheimia granulomatis genome:
- a CDS encoding calcium/sodium antiporter produces the protein MTLALAAIIGGLILLVWSADRFVEGAACAAHHFGMAPLLIGIVVIGFGTSAPEMIVSASSALSGSPGIALGNAYGSNITNIALILGFTAIIKPLLVHSDVIKKELPILIVVTALSAYLVYDTNITRVDAIILLVVFTAYMAWTVFSAMRNKNDPLISDVNAELNAIPQMTLGKSVMWLVVGLVLLIVSSQFLVWGAVEVAKFFGVSDLVIGLTIVAVGTSLPELASSIAAARKGEVDLALGNIIGSNLFNTLAVVGIAGAIQPMQAAPEVFSRDILIMSALTLLLLLMCINLYRRPEGGRINRLEGLLLFIAYIGYNFYLFKTAI, from the coding sequence ATGACACTTGCATTAGCCGCAATTATTGGAGGCTTAATTCTTTTAGTTTGGAGTGCAGATCGCTTTGTTGAAGGAGCAGCTTGTGCGGCACACCATTTTGGCATGGCTCCCCTGTTAATTGGTATTGTGGTAATTGGTTTCGGTACATCTGCACCTGAAATGATTGTATCAGCCTCTTCTGCATTAAGTGGCTCACCGGGTATCGCACTTGGGAATGCCTATGGGTCTAATATCACTAATATCGCACTGATTTTAGGCTTTACTGCAATAATTAAACCATTATTGGTGCATTCTGATGTAATTAAAAAAGAATTACCTATTTTAATCGTAGTAACCGCACTTTCAGCTTATCTTGTTTACGATACAAATATCACTCGAGTCGATGCAATTATTTTACTTGTTGTGTTCACTGCCTATATGGCTTGGACTGTATTTAGTGCAATGCGGAATAAAAATGATCCTCTCATCAGTGATGTTAATGCTGAGTTAAATGCGATTCCACAAATGACACTAGGCAAATCCGTTATGTGGTTGGTGGTCGGGCTAGTGCTTTTAATCGTGAGTTCCCAATTTTTGGTATGGGGAGCCGTTGAGGTTGCTAAGTTCTTTGGCGTAAGTGACTTAGTCATTGGATTAACTATTGTGGCGGTCGGGACTTCATTACCCGAATTAGCTTCATCTATTGCAGCAGCACGTAAAGGAGAGGTTGATTTAGCCTTAGGTAATATCATTGGCTCTAACTTATTTAACACGCTAGCTGTAGTAGGTATTGCCGGAGCTATTCAGCCAATGCAAGCGGCTCCTGAAGTATTCTCACGTGATATTCTAATCATGTCTGCTTTAACGCTATTGTTATTATTAATGTGTATTAATCTATACCGCAGACCGGAGGGTGGAAGAATTAACCGCTTAGAAGGACTTTTACTCTTCATTGCTTATATCGGCTATAATTTCTATCTATTTAAAACTGCAATTTAA
- the glnD gene encoding bifunctional uridylyltransferase/uridylyl-removing protein GlnD yields MKNNNDLKQLLAEFMEKQRVEFQTTDVLQLIAERSRFYDGLLVELWHTYGLVKRSDLALIAVGGYGREEMFPLSDLDILVLTEKPLDEATQQILNKLFNLLWDSKLQLGTSIRTVEECIEIGKNEISVATNMLEGRFLFGNQPLWLSLKSALYQSDFWEINAFFKAKIDEKNERYERYHNTSYNLEPDLKYSPGGLRDLNLLSWIMLRHYGVYSFLDLLNKGLLYSEEYTELVAAQAVLFRMRFALHLQLKRYDNRLRFDRQLQLSEFLGYQGENNSAVEMMMRDYFQATKSISQLSQLLLNSFEQTYLKKLQKIEEKQPLDQHFYQQNQMIFIEDRKVFKRAPMAMLELFFHLTNFPHLTASADTLRQLRLCLQQQETSLCLKPEMRERFVQLFAQPQVVSRAIVPMHQLGFLNAYLPQWKGIEGLMQFDLFHIYTVDEHTVRVMLNLERFGELPKGSVFPLCNTLFSQLMDNRPLIYIAALFHDIAKGREGDHAKLGAEDMRQFAELHRFNQAETDYMVWLVEEHLTMSITAQRRDIHDSIVVKAFAKKVQNQTALSSLLCLTVADICATSESLWNDWKLSLFTQLYQFTLQQLAENLDYKAVAREHRFQALELMKFMLSASERKILTEFWQPCPESYFLRNKSTQLVWHALNYVKKAHIPMVLVSNEHARGGTEIFVCCQDQSQLFARIAQLLSQKKISIHDAQIITAENGLVLDSFIVTDSNGMVLTEERCVQIQQALLKMLETPQKTAKFVKKPVKHLPFKRKTRVRFLEQSSQTQTAFELFTLDRDGLLAHVGYIFNQLNLNLINAKITTIGERVEDFFVVSTSDGKALSEQQNLALKEAIIRELDSE; encoded by the coding sequence ATGAAAAACAATAATGACTTAAAACAGCTGCTTGCTGAGTTTATGGAAAAGCAGCGAGTGGAATTTCAAACTACAGATGTGCTCCAATTAATTGCTGAGCGTAGTCGCTTTTATGATGGGCTATTGGTTGAATTATGGCACACCTATGGTCTGGTAAAACGTAGTGATTTAGCTTTAATTGCAGTTGGAGGCTATGGGCGAGAGGAAATGTTCCCATTGTCGGATTTAGATATTTTAGTGTTAACTGAAAAGCCGCTTGATGAAGCTACACAGCAAATCCTAAATAAGCTCTTTAATTTGCTTTGGGACAGTAAGCTACAATTAGGCACAAGCATCCGTACAGTGGAGGAGTGTATTGAAATCGGTAAAAACGAAATTTCAGTTGCAACTAATATGCTTGAGGGGCGATTTTTATTTGGTAACCAGCCACTGTGGCTTAGTTTGAAATCAGCTTTATATCAATCTGATTTTTGGGAAATTAACGCTTTTTTTAAGGCAAAAATTGATGAAAAAAATGAACGTTATGAGCGTTATCACAACACTAGCTACAACCTTGAACCGGATTTAAAATACAGCCCCGGCGGCTTGCGTGATTTGAATTTGCTCTCTTGGATTATGCTTCGCCATTATGGGGTTTATTCCTTTTTAGATTTACTGAATAAAGGGTTGCTTTATTCAGAAGAATATACTGAATTAGTGGCAGCACAAGCGGTGCTTTTTCGTATGCGTTTTGCACTTCACTTGCAGCTTAAACGTTACGATAACCGGTTAAGATTCGATAGACAATTACAGCTAAGCGAATTTCTGGGTTACCAAGGTGAGAATAATTCTGCGGTAGAAATGATGATGAGAGATTACTTCCAAGCGACAAAATCTATTTCTCAGCTTAGCCAATTATTGCTAAACAGCTTTGAGCAGACCTATTTGAAAAAATTGCAAAAAATTGAAGAAAAACAACCGCTTGATCAGCATTTTTATCAACAAAATCAGATGATTTTTATCGAAGATCGTAAAGTATTCAAGCGAGCGCCCATGGCGATGCTGGAACTGTTTTTTCATTTAACAAACTTTCCGCATTTAACCGCCTCAGCAGATACCTTGCGCCAGTTGCGTTTATGTTTACAACAGCAAGAAACATCACTCTGCTTAAAACCTGAAATGCGAGAGCGATTTGTGCAGCTATTTGCTCAGCCTCAAGTGGTGAGCCGTGCGATTGTGCCGATGCACCAATTGGGATTTTTAAATGCGTATTTGCCGCAATGGAAAGGCATTGAGGGGCTAATGCAATTTGACTTGTTCCATATTTACACGGTTGATGAACACACTGTTCGGGTAATGCTGAATTTGGAACGTTTCGGTGAATTACCAAAAGGCTCGGTTTTTCCTCTTTGTAATACTTTATTTTCTCAGCTTATGGATAATAGACCGTTAATCTATATTGCTGCACTCTTTCACGATATCGCAAAAGGCAGGGAAGGGGATCATGCAAAATTAGGGGCGGAAGATATGCGTCAATTTGCCGAATTGCATCGTTTTAACCAAGCTGAAACCGATTATATGGTATGGCTGGTGGAAGAACATTTAACAATGTCGATTACTGCACAACGGCGTGATATTCACGATTCCATAGTAGTAAAAGCATTTGCAAAAAAAGTGCAAAATCAGACCGCTTTATCTTCTCTACTTTGTTTAACAGTTGCTGATATTTGTGCAACCAGCGAAAGCTTGTGGAATGATTGGAAGCTTTCACTTTTTACCCAGTTATATCAATTTACTTTACAGCAGTTGGCTGAGAATTTGGATTATAAAGCAGTGGCAAGAGAGCATCGTTTCCAAGCATTAGAGTTAATGAAATTTATGCTTTCAGCCAGCGAGAGGAAAATATTAACCGAATTTTGGCAGCCCTGCCCGGAAAGCTATTTTTTACGTAATAAATCGACGCAGCTTGTTTGGCATGCATTAAATTATGTGAAAAAAGCCCATATCCCTATGGTATTGGTCAGTAATGAGCATGCACGAGGGGGGACAGAAATTTTTGTCTGCTGTCAAGATCAATCACAATTATTTGCTCGTATAGCTCAATTACTTAGCCAAAAGAAAATCAGTATTCATGATGCACAGATCATTACTGCCGAAAATGGTTTAGTGCTAGATAGTTTTATTGTTACAGACAGCAATGGAATGGTTCTAACTGAAGAAAGGTGTGTTCAAATTCAACAAGCATTGCTTAAAATGTTAGAAACACCACAAAAGACAGCTAAATTTGTGAAAAAGCCGGTTAAACATTTGCCTTTTAAACGGAAAACCAGAGTACGCTTTTTAGAGCAATCTTCGCAGACACAGACTGCGTTTGAGCTGTTTACCTTAGATAGAGACGGCTTATTAGCTCATGTTGGCTATATTTTTAATCAGCTTAATTTAAATTTGATTAATGCTAAAATTACGACTATTGGTGAAAGAGTAGAGGATTTCTTTGTTGTTAGTACCTCTGATGGAAAAGCTTTATCAGAACAGCAGAATCTTGCTCTTAAAGAGGCGATCATAAGAGAATTAGATAGTGAATAA